Proteins co-encoded in one Mycobacterium mantenii genomic window:
- a CDS encoding PPOX class F420-dependent oxidoreductase — protein sequence MGAENDLPIPERAREFLTGMRIGYISTMRPDGHMSVVPVGIVRDGDVLKISTLSDRQKVRNLERDRRITVCVPDPENPRTYVEIRGVAELADDSDRAYIDSFAREYMGVDKYPYDPPGAARTTITVRASRVSMPKVHGSG from the coding sequence ATGGGCGCCGAAAATGACCTCCCGATTCCCGAGCGGGCGCGGGAATTTCTCACCGGGATGCGGATCGGCTACATCTCGACCATGCGGCCCGATGGGCACATGTCCGTCGTACCCGTCGGGATCGTTCGCGATGGCGACGTTCTAAAGATCAGCACGCTGTCCGACCGGCAAAAGGTGCGCAACCTCGAACGTGACCGGCGAATTACAGTTTGTGTTCCCGATCCGGAAAACCCACGCACTTATGTAGAGATCCGCGGGGTCGCGGAGCTCGCCGATGACAGCGATCGCGCCTACATCGACTCATTCGCCCGCGAGTACATGGGCGTTGACAAGTATCCCTACGACCCACCGGGCGCGGCCCGCACCACGATCACCGTGCGCGCCAGCCGTGTGTCGATGCCCAAGGTCCACGGGTCCGGTTAG
- a CDS encoding ferredoxin, protein MKVIVDQDKCTSAGNCVMQASEIFDQRDEDGVVVLLNENPPAEQADNARRAAASCPALAIHIEE, encoded by the coding sequence ATGAAAGTGATTGTGGACCAAGACAAATGTACATCTGCCGGAAATTGTGTGATGCAAGCGAGCGAGATTTTCGACCAGCGCGACGAGGACGGCGTCGTTGTGCTGCTTAACGAAAACCCGCCTGCCGAGCAGGCTGACAATGCCCGCCGCGCCGCCGCGAGCTGTCCCGCGCTCGCCATCCACATCGAGGAGTGA
- a CDS encoding amidohydrolase family protein — MVFSADNHITLAEDIFYQRFPDKLKEDAPRIWYDDGAYHIGVKGQSFLWDTFSAVVMQYDDLPGAASTNIEARIEELRADGVDKELAFPNAILALFGYPDKEIRELAFRVYNEYVAELQERSGGHFYGVGLINWWDPQGARRTLAELKSLGLKTFLLPLNPGKDDDGNPIDYASTAMTAVFEEIEAAGLPLTHHIGETPPKIPSEFNPIVVSMMTNIDGFREVFSKYIFGGILDRHPGLQIGWFEGGIAWVPWALQDAEHLVASYRHMLNRPLEHDVRYYWDNHMSASFMLDPVGLQLIERIGVNKVFWSSDYPHNESTYGYSEKSLATVVEAVGPQAAARIINTNITEFLGL, encoded by the coding sequence GTGGTGTTTTCTGCCGATAATCACATCACGTTGGCCGAGGACATTTTCTACCAGCGTTTCCCGGACAAGCTCAAAGAGGACGCGCCGCGGATCTGGTACGACGACGGCGCCTACCACATCGGGGTCAAGGGGCAGTCGTTTTTGTGGGACACCTTCAGCGCGGTGGTGATGCAGTACGACGATCTGCCCGGGGCGGCGAGCACCAACATCGAGGCGCGGATCGAGGAGTTGCGTGCCGACGGGGTCGATAAGGAGTTGGCGTTCCCCAACGCGATCCTGGCGCTGTTTGGCTACCCGGACAAGGAGATTCGTGAGCTGGCCTTCCGCGTCTACAACGAATATGTTGCCGAGCTACAAGAGCGCTCCGGTGGGCACTTCTACGGGGTGGGGCTGATCAACTGGTGGGATCCCCAGGGCGCCCGGCGCACCCTTGCCGAGCTGAAGTCGTTGGGGCTCAAGACATTTCTGTTGCCGTTGAATCCCGGCAAGGACGACGACGGCAACCCGATCGACTACGCGAGCACGGCGATGACGGCGGTGTTCGAGGAGATCGAAGCCGCCGGTCTGCCGCTGACCCACCACATCGGTGAGACGCCACCGAAAATCCCGTCGGAGTTCAACCCCATCGTGGTCAGCATGATGACCAACATCGACGGGTTCCGGGAAGTGTTCTCCAAGTACATCTTCGGCGGCATCCTCGATCGCCACCCCGGGCTGCAGATCGGCTGGTTCGAGGGCGGGATCGCGTGGGTGCCCTGGGCGCTGCAAGACGCCGAACATTTGGTGGCGTCGTATCGGCACATGCTCAACCGGCCTCTCGAGCACGACGTGCGCTACTACTGGGACAACCACATGAGCGCATCATTCATGCTCGACCCGGTCGGCCTGCAGCTGATCGAGCGGATCGGCGTCAACAAAGTCTTCTGGTCCTCGGACTACCCCCACAACGAAAGCACCTACGGCTACTCGGAGAAGTCGCTGGCCACAGTCGTCGAAGCTGTTGGACCCCAGGCGGCCGCACGGATCATCAACACCAACATCACCGAATTCCTCGGCCTTTAA
- a CDS encoding VOC family protein, with the protein MKFHGLGYIGFTAPDPAAWLHFGTDVLGLMPARALPGETFVIPGVAGTGPASGGSGVAPDGSVYLKMDDHQWRIAIHPGEAAGIAYLGFQVSDEPALAEAMATIAASGTRIQAGTAEEAAVRGVGGLAWCTDPSGNRVELFHSPVHDRNFVSPHGVEFLTGDLGLGHALLFVADIDASLAFFRDVLGFRRSDFILPGPGTSVHFLRCTPRHHSIGLAHMGPFDAMHHLMLETTSLDALGAVLDRAMDAGAAITKTLGRHLNDRMVSFYMRSPAGFEVEVGFDGLLVDDNWCDREAAGGEPWGHKGVNIPLREESASSRS; encoded by the coding sequence ATGAAATTCCACGGACTCGGATACATCGGTTTCACGGCGCCGGACCCCGCTGCCTGGCTTCACTTCGGGACCGACGTGCTGGGACTGATGCCCGCGCGGGCGCTCCCGGGCGAGACCTTCGTTATCCCAGGTGTTGCGGGAACAGGTCCCGCGAGCGGTGGTTCCGGCGTCGCACCTGACGGGTCCGTCTATCTCAAGATGGACGACCACCAGTGGCGCATCGCCATCCACCCCGGCGAAGCGGCCGGCATCGCGTACTTGGGTTTCCAGGTCAGCGATGAGCCAGCGCTCGCTGAGGCGATGGCGACCATCGCGGCGTCAGGAACGCGGATCCAGGCTGGGACGGCCGAAGAAGCGGCCGTCCGGGGCGTCGGAGGCCTCGCGTGGTGCACCGACCCGTCAGGCAACCGCGTCGAGCTCTTTCACAGCCCGGTCCACGACCGCAACTTCGTGTCGCCTCATGGCGTCGAATTCCTCACCGGCGACCTCGGTCTCGGTCACGCGCTGCTGTTCGTCGCTGACATCGATGCCAGCCTCGCCTTTTTCCGTGACGTCCTAGGTTTCCGGCGCTCTGACTTCATCCTGCCGGGCCCGGGAACGTCGGTGCACTTCCTGCGGTGTACCCCGCGCCACCACTCAATCGGCTTGGCGCACATGGGCCCGTTCGACGCGATGCACCACCTCATGCTCGAAACTACATCGCTCGATGCGCTGGGCGCCGTGTTGGACCGGGCGATGGACGCGGGGGCAGCGATCACCAAGACACTGGGCCGCCACTTGAACGACCGAATGGTTTCGTTCTATATGCGCAGTCCTGCGGGATTCGAGGTGGAGGTCGGCTTCGACGGGCTGCTGGTCGACGACAATTGGTGCGACCGCGAAGCCGCGGGCGGCGAACCATGGGGCCACAAGGGCGTCAACATCCCGTTGCGCGAGGAGTCTGCATCATCACGGTCATAA
- a CDS encoding alpha/beta hydrolase, producing the protein MKHTISSASSGVIKADLVVDVSGSCDIENSLHIAATVFLPPPERLRSEPVVVFALPGGGYSRGYFDMHFDGHSGYSQVEHHVARGLIVVAVDYLGAGQSTPEICDRLTFKDMAAGNHRAVQAIVALLERGTAVPNYPPLRISRRIGMGHSMGAAVAIITAGTYKSYEGIAVLGFSAIHTRLPFRDEAETHRVADDIARQNHSEDPAELSVARTARLLPDLLYPFFWSDVPEDIVIADTEGGYPLRTTAPPFGSATLPNCVVKMVAPGFVESDAAAVECPVFIGLGERDTSPAPRDEPSAYTSATDITVFICERMAHMHNFASTRRRLWDRVADWCSLPTPPTPATN; encoded by the coding sequence ATGAAGCACACCATCTCGTCGGCTTCCAGCGGTGTGATCAAGGCGGATCTAGTAGTCGACGTCTCGGGCAGTTGCGATATCGAGAACTCACTGCACATTGCTGCCACGGTGTTCTTGCCACCGCCTGAGCGGCTTAGGAGTGAACCGGTAGTGGTCTTTGCATTGCCCGGCGGAGGCTACAGCCGTGGCTATTTCGATATGCACTTCGACGGGCACTCTGGCTACTCGCAGGTCGAACATCACGTTGCCCGCGGATTGATCGTTGTAGCAGTCGATTACCTCGGCGCGGGGCAGAGCACACCCGAAATATGCGACCGGCTGACGTTCAAAGACATGGCCGCAGGCAACCATCGCGCGGTGCAAGCAATCGTTGCTCTGCTGGAACGTGGCACTGCCGTGCCGAACTATCCGCCGTTAAGGATTTCTCGGCGGATCGGCATGGGTCACTCGATGGGCGCGGCGGTGGCGATAATCACGGCCGGGACTTACAAGAGCTATGAGGGAATCGCGGTGCTCGGCTTCAGCGCCATTCACACGCGGCTGCCGTTTCGCGATGAGGCTGAAACGCACCGCGTGGCAGACGATATCGCACGCCAGAACCACTCGGAGGACCCAGCCGAACTGTCCGTGGCCCGGACCGCTCGGCTGCTTCCCGATCTCCTCTACCCATTCTTCTGGTCCGACGTGCCTGAGGACATTGTCATTGCTGACACCGAGGGCGGATACCCCCTGCGGACCACTGCGCCACCGTTCGGCAGCGCCACGTTGCCCAATTGCGTCGTCAAGATGGTCGCACCGGGATTCGTCGAGAGCGACGCTGCCGCGGTCGAGTGCCCGGTGTTCATCGGCCTCGGTGAACGCGACACCTCACCCGCACCACGCGACGAGCCCAGCGCCTACACCAGCGCCACCGATATCACGGTCTTCATCTGCGAGCGCATGGCGCACATGCACAATTTCGCTTCCACACGCCGACGGCTGTGGGATCGCGTGGCTGATTGGTGCAGCCTGCCGACTCCGCCAACGCCAGCAACGAATTAA
- a CDS encoding iron-containing redox enzyme family protein — MTMPCDGRSRPTPVYEPGAMSPEEFEATFCDALARVLVESGVSSAIPQELDAAGARLYHGTYLKYMSFFAWKFPSWLMSIASLCPYQDVRREIINDCVDEEVGDSDADGQCHIDLLYDEAELCGVSREEIFATQPTPAILACIHTWENMTRTLGWLPGYAAIAGLEIAMSEPAIKARERLIGAEAMAKANQDLGGVTFHQRLGMPEGSLKFFALHAYKDRFHGGGELAMLVKYAHTPELQREAIWAMTNSFKTYVLQAHEVRRLAAEAAGTVYQPRPALVS, encoded by the coding sequence ATGACAATGCCTTGCGATGGCCGCAGCCGCCCCACCCCCGTCTACGAGCCGGGCGCGATGTCGCCGGAGGAGTTCGAGGCAACCTTCTGCGACGCGCTGGCTCGCGTGCTCGTCGAATCAGGAGTGTCGTCGGCGATCCCGCAGGAGCTCGACGCGGCCGGGGCTCGCCTGTATCACGGCACATACCTGAAATACATGTCATTTTTCGCGTGGAAGTTCCCGAGCTGGCTGATGTCGATCGCGTCGCTGTGCCCCTACCAGGACGTGCGCAGAGAGATCATCAACGACTGCGTCGACGAGGAGGTCGGTGACAGTGATGCCGATGGCCAGTGCCACATCGACCTGCTCTACGACGAGGCCGAGCTTTGTGGTGTCAGCCGCGAGGAGATCTTCGCGACCCAGCCGACCCCGGCCATCCTCGCCTGCATCCACACCTGGGAGAACATGACCAGGACACTTGGATGGCTTCCCGGCTACGCTGCCATCGCCGGGCTGGAGATCGCGATGTCTGAGCCGGCGATCAAGGCTCGCGAGCGGCTGATCGGCGCGGAGGCAATGGCGAAGGCCAACCAGGATCTGGGCGGGGTCACGTTTCATCAACGGTTGGGCATGCCGGAGGGTTCGCTGAAGTTCTTCGCGCTGCACGCCTATAAGGACCGGTTCCACGGCGGAGGCGAATTGGCAATGCTCGTCAAGTATGCGCACACGCCAGAACTTCAGCGAGAGGCGATCTGGGCGATGACCAATTCGTTTAAAACTTATGTGCTGCAAGCGCACGAGGTGCGTCGGCTGGCGGCGGAAGCGGCCGGAACGGTCTATCAGCCTCGGCCCGCGCTGGTCAGTTGA
- a CDS encoding VOC family protein produces MAAELSKPALDVGIVTTNADKMLAFYRDVLGFSTAEPISFPGFGTVHRLVVGESILRLLVPASAPAASAVNDSMYAATGIRYLTLTMSNLNDVVAACREFGVNISSEPREIRPGVVATTIQDPDGNWLEMQGR; encoded by the coding sequence ATGGCCGCCGAACTCAGCAAGCCCGCTCTGGACGTGGGTATCGTTACGACGAACGCCGACAAGATGCTCGCCTTCTACCGCGACGTCCTAGGATTCAGCACCGCCGAACCGATCTCATTTCCCGGGTTCGGCACGGTACACCGGCTAGTCGTGGGCGAGAGCATCCTGCGCCTTTTGGTGCCGGCGAGCGCGCCGGCGGCGAGCGCTGTCAACGACTCGATGTATGCCGCTACCGGAATCCGCTACCTGACGCTGACCATGAGCAACCTGAATGACGTAGTCGCTGCGTGCCGAGAGTTCGGTGTCAACATCAGCTCGGAACCACGCGAGATCCGGCCGGGCGTCGTTGCGACGACGATCCAGGATCCCGACGGCAACTGGCTGGAAATGCAAGGCCGGTGA
- a CDS encoding LLM class F420-dependent oxidoreductase, which translates to MRFAITYPMITRPYSAELVSGAGVARVASAAEAAGFHGLGFTDHPAPTQRWLEHGGHDALDPFVAMGFAAAGTTTLRLIPNIVVLPYRNPFVVAKAGATLDLLSDGRFTLAVGAGYLKREFAALGVDYNERNALFDESLEVIHAIWTGDEISYQGEHFTAKGITAHPRPVSRPHPPIWIGGNTRTARRRVATHGDGWCPFQAAPGVAATAGTSPLDSADKLVECVDDLRRCFDEAGRDWSGIDISFTNVDGGNPAADGFNADTYLEALDKLAAIGVTWVQVPLPGDSLEHVIETIDRFGSSVIKAA; encoded by the coding sequence GTGCGCTTTGCGATCACTTATCCAATGATCACCCGTCCCTACAGCGCTGAACTCGTCTCCGGCGCCGGTGTCGCACGTGTGGCATCGGCGGCCGAGGCGGCGGGGTTCCACGGCCTTGGGTTTACCGACCACCCTGCCCCCACGCAGCGCTGGCTCGAACACGGTGGCCACGACGCACTCGATCCCTTCGTCGCGATGGGCTTCGCCGCCGCAGGCACCACGACGCTGCGGCTGATTCCGAATATCGTGGTACTGCCCTATCGCAACCCCTTCGTGGTCGCCAAGGCGGGTGCCACGCTCGACCTTCTGTCCGATGGCCGCTTCACACTCGCGGTCGGAGCGGGGTACCTCAAACGCGAGTTCGCCGCGCTCGGCGTGGACTACAACGAACGCAATGCGTTGTTCGATGAGAGCCTTGAGGTGATCCACGCCATCTGGACCGGTGACGAGATTTCCTATCAGGGCGAACACTTCACGGCGAAAGGAATCACCGCGCACCCGCGGCCGGTGAGCCGGCCGCATCCGCCGATCTGGATCGGGGGCAACACCCGAACCGCCCGCCGCCGCGTCGCGACGCACGGCGACGGCTGGTGCCCCTTCCAAGCGGCCCCGGGAGTGGCTGCCACGGCCGGGACGAGCCCTCTGGATTCAGCGGACAAGCTGGTCGAGTGCGTCGACGATCTGCGCCGCTGCTTCGACGAGGCAGGCCGAGACTGGTCGGGCATTGACATCTCATTCACCAACGTCGACGGCGGCAACCCGGCCGCCGACGGGTTTAATGCCGACACTTACTTGGAGGCGCTCGACAAGCTTGCCGCCATTGGCGTGACCTGGGTGCAGGTGCCGTTGCCCGGGGACAGCTTGGAGCACGTCATCGAGACAATCGATCGTTTCGGCTCGTCGGTGATCAAAGCGGCGTGA
- a CDS encoding TetR/AcrR family transcriptional regulator, producing MVTVPTSTDGQPLGQRGIRTRQRILEAVAGAIERQGLRGLRLADVAEDVGISPPAFYQYFNDLDEAILALCAEIGGFLPTFSLDDEGLTNGDGSAESTRAFIARFFEYWEAHRAVLWARNIAVAAGDERFQTIRAEMFRPMVAGIEAFIRAGQREGRVDPSINPVTLGAALTMLLDRMCMLAPQLGEWGTGSVDDLIDALAYIFSRALGTGNQREPVGRGAVATDPGRNWRRKKPWRRTTR from the coding sequence ATGGTGACGGTCCCGACATCGACTGACGGACAGCCCCTTGGCCAACGCGGAATCCGCACGCGTCAGCGGATCCTCGAGGCCGTCGCTGGCGCTATTGAGCGGCAGGGCTTACGCGGCCTGCGGCTGGCGGATGTGGCAGAGGATGTCGGGATTTCACCCCCGGCCTTTTACCAGTACTTCAACGATCTCGACGAGGCCATCCTCGCGCTGTGTGCAGAGATCGGCGGCTTCCTTCCGACGTTCTCCCTCGATGATGAAGGCCTGACCAACGGCGACGGCTCCGCGGAAAGCACGCGAGCTTTCATCGCCCGTTTTTTCGAGTACTGGGAGGCCCACCGTGCGGTCCTGTGGGCCCGGAACATCGCAGTAGCCGCAGGTGACGAGCGCTTTCAAACAATTCGCGCCGAGATGTTCCGTCCGATGGTCGCTGGTATCGAAGCGTTCATCCGGGCCGGACAACGCGAGGGTCGAGTCGATCCTTCGATCAACCCCGTAACCCTTGGCGCCGCGCTCACGATGTTGCTCGACCGTATGTGCATGCTTGCGCCCCAGCTCGGTGAATGGGGAACGGGCTCAGTGGACGACCTGATCGACGCTCTTGCATACATCTTCAGTCGCGCGCTCGGTACGGGTAACCAGCGCGAGCCTGTAGGCCGGGGTGCCGTCGCGACTGACCCTGGGCGAAACTGGCGGCGCAAAAAACCTTGGCGACGCACCACACGCTGA
- a CDS encoding SAM-dependent methyltransferase: MAREDNDRWDLASSVGATATLVAVQRALAHREKLIDDPYAESLVREVGQDFFIRLIDSNSEMQEANPEFRAWCAADGMAARTRFFDRFFADAAASGVRQAVILAAGLDARSYRLPWPDGMVVFEVDQPEVIDFRTRSLARLGAHPAVDHRPIGIDLRDDWPKALTDNAFDPIKPTAWIAEGLLIYLPPDAQDRLFESITRLSAPGSRMATEYVPDMSLLFSERAKRIAEPAREYGHGLDVADLVYHGERGCVIEDLGRLGWLVSSQTTKELYEANGFAFPDDEATAPFGNANYVRAVLPKD; this comes from the coding sequence TTGGCTCGAGAGGATAACGACCGATGGGACTTGGCATCGAGCGTAGGCGCTACCGCCACGTTGGTCGCCGTCCAGCGCGCGCTGGCGCATCGTGAAAAGCTGATCGACGATCCGTACGCCGAATCGCTGGTGCGTGAGGTCGGTCAAGACTTCTTCATCCGGCTCATCGACAGCAATAGCGAGATGCAAGAAGCAAATCCGGAATTTCGCGCTTGGTGCGCGGCTGACGGTATGGCAGCACGCACCCGATTCTTCGACCGTTTCTTCGCCGATGCCGCCGCATCCGGCGTTCGTCAAGCAGTGATCCTCGCCGCCGGCCTGGATGCTCGCTCCTACCGATTGCCCTGGCCTGATGGAATGGTTGTCTTCGAGGTCGATCAGCCGGAGGTGATCGACTTCAGAACCCGCAGCTTGGCTCGCCTTGGTGCGCATCCGGCGGTTGATCACCGACCGATAGGCATCGATCTTCGCGACGATTGGCCGAAAGCATTGACCGACAATGCCTTTGATCCAATCAAGCCGACCGCATGGATTGCGGAAGGGCTGCTGATCTATCTGCCTCCAGATGCGCAGGACCGACTCTTCGAAAGTATCACTCGACTCAGCGCCCCCGGCAGCAGGATGGCCACCGAGTATGTACCCGATATGAGTCTGCTTTTCAGCGAACGCGCCAAGCGTATCGCGGAGCCGGCCAGGGAGTATGGTCACGGCCTCGACGTCGCCGATCTGGTGTACCACGGCGAGCGGGGCTGCGTGATTGAGGATCTGGGCCGGCTGGGCTGGCTGGTGTCCTCGCAAACGACAAAAGAACTTTATGAAGCCAACGGCTTCGCCTTCCCCGACGATGAGGCGACCGCACCGTTTGGCAATGCCAACTACGTCAGGGCCGTCCTGCCGAAAGATTGA
- a CDS encoding cytochrome P450, which produces MARSAGCPFALPPDVLALAEAKPLSRVRIWDGSTPWLITGHEEVRALFSDSRISVDDRRPGFPHWNEGMSLMADKRPRSVFTSDGEEHTRFRRMLSKPFTFKRVEGLRPVIQQITDEHIDAMLAGPQPGDIVTALALPIPSLVISQLLGVPYEDADFFQQHANTGVERYATGEDVLKGIMQLREYLAKLVEAKMVNPAEDAVSDLAERVKADELSIGEAADLGAGVLIAGHETTGNMIGLGVLALLQHPDQLAVLRDTDDPKVIANAVEELLRYLSIIHNGQRRVAIEDIEIAGEVIRAGEGVIIDLAPANWDAGVFDEPDQLHVHRSNAGQNVAFGYGRHQCVGQQLARAELQIVFHTLFRRIPTMRLAVPVEEVPFKHDRLAYGVYELPVTW; this is translated from the coding sequence ATGGCCCGTTCGGCGGGTTGCCCGTTCGCCCTGCCGCCGGATGTGCTCGCGCTGGCTGAAGCCAAGCCGCTGAGCAGGGTCCGTATTTGGGACGGCAGCACGCCGTGGTTGATCACCGGCCATGAGGAGGTACGGGCGCTGTTTTCCGATTCCCGCATCAGCGTCGATGACCGGCGTCCCGGTTTTCCACACTGGAACGAGGGCATGTCGTTGATGGCGGACAAGCGTCCGCGCTCGGTCTTTACCTCCGACGGTGAGGAGCACACCCGGTTCCGGCGGATGTTGTCCAAGCCGTTCACCTTCAAGCGGGTGGAAGGCCTGCGGCCGGTGATTCAGCAGATCACCGACGAGCACATAGACGCGATGCTGGCTGGGCCGCAGCCGGGGGATATCGTCACCGCGTTGGCGCTGCCGATCCCGTCGCTGGTGATCAGCCAATTGCTGGGTGTGCCGTATGAGGACGCCGATTTCTTCCAGCAACACGCCAACACCGGTGTGGAGCGGTATGCGACGGGAGAGGACGTCCTTAAGGGGATCATGCAGCTCCGGGAATACCTGGCGAAGCTGGTCGAGGCGAAGATGGTGAACCCGGCCGAGGATGCGGTGTCGGATCTGGCCGAGCGGGTCAAGGCCGACGAGCTCAGCATCGGTGAAGCCGCCGACCTCGGCGCCGGGGTGCTGATCGCCGGCCATGAGACCACCGGGAACATGATCGGTCTCGGGGTGTTGGCCTTGCTGCAGCACCCCGATCAGCTGGCGGTGCTGCGGGACACCGACGATCCGAAAGTCATCGCGAATGCGGTGGAGGAATTGCTGCGCTATTTGTCCATCATTCACAACGGCCAGCGTCGGGTTGCTATCGAGGACATCGAGATCGCGGGGGAGGTTATCCGCGCAGGCGAGGGTGTCATCATCGACTTGGCGCCGGCCAATTGGGATGCCGGAGTGTTCGACGAACCGGATCAGTTGCATGTGCACCGCTCCAACGCGGGCCAGAATGTCGCATTCGGTTACGGCAGGCATCAATGCGTCGGCCAGCAGTTGGCCCGGGCGGAGCTGCAAATCGTCTTCCACACGTTGTTCCGCCGCATCCCGACGATGCGACTCGCCGTGCCGGTCGAGGAGGTCCCGTTCAAGCACGACCGTCTCGCCTACGGCGTCTACGAGCTGCCAGTGACTTGGTGA
- a CDS encoding CAP domain-containing protein encodes MHYTPLTLTALATVAVGAVLGTPAGRADGDNNTLIPNNKRLNDGVVANTYTMQHQAGCSNDVRISPQLQLAAQWHARDVLNNRNLDGDIGSDGSAPQDRANAAGFHGPVAETVAINPAVAISGIELIHQWYYNPAYNAIMSNCANSEVGVWSENSPDRTVVVAVYGQPQGRSPAETPPLGGPDGQRDIPLDPSPDYDASDELQYGINWFPWILRGVYPPPGNPPQ; translated from the coding sequence ATGCATTACACGCCACTGACTTTGACTGCGTTGGCCACGGTCGCCGTCGGCGCTGTGCTGGGTACGCCGGCCGGACGCGCCGATGGTGACAACAACACACTCATACCGAACAACAAGCGGCTCAACGACGGCGTGGTCGCCAATACCTACACCATGCAGCATCAGGCGGGGTGCTCCAATGACGTCAGGATCAGCCCGCAGCTGCAACTCGCCGCCCAGTGGCACGCCCGGGATGTGCTGAACAACCGCAATCTGGACGGTGACATCGGCTCAGACGGGTCGGCTCCGCAAGATCGCGCCAACGCGGCCGGCTTTCATGGTCCGGTGGCCGAAACGGTGGCGATCAACCCCGCAGTGGCAATCAGCGGCATAGAACTGATCCACCAGTGGTATTACAACCCCGCCTATAACGCCATTATGTCCAACTGCGCTAACTCCGAAGTCGGAGTGTGGTCAGAAAACAGCCCGGACCGCACAGTCGTAGTCGCCGTCTACGGACAGCCACAGGGGCGCTCCCCAGCGGAGACACCGCCGCTGGGCGGGCCCGACGGTCAACGAGACATCCCGCTCGATCCCAGCCCCGATTATGACGCCAGCGACGAACTCCAGTACGGCATCAACTGGTTCCCGTGGATCCTGCGGGGCGTCTACCCACCGCCGGGCAATCCGCCGCAATAG
- a CDS encoding cytochrome P450: MDPPEHTRLRALISKGFTPRMTAKLEDQARQWAATIIDNAIDRGDCNFVNEVAYQLPLHMIADIVGIPRSDREWLFGKVNVLLQASDPRSFLKPQEREAIMGEMFSYAHELGAAKRREPADDVWTKLTTAQIDQPDGSRTTLSELELDLFFIVLVFAGSETTRNAIAGGLLALLEHPDQFNRIRADPSVMPTAVEEICRWSSPVSYFRRTAVEDLVVGDVPIEAGDAVSLWFASANFDAEVFADPFTFDVGRERNPHVVFGGGGAHYCLGANLAKREIRVMFEELTARVADVGLTAKPEYSVQGAENPITVSLKNLPVHLKPQ, from the coding sequence ATGGACCCGCCGGAGCACACCCGGCTTCGCGCGCTTATCAGCAAGGGCTTTACCCCGCGGATGACGGCCAAGCTCGAGGATCAGGCACGGCAGTGGGCGGCCACCATCATCGACAACGCCATCGACCGGGGCGACTGCAACTTCGTGAACGAGGTGGCATACCAGCTCCCGCTGCACATGATCGCCGACATCGTGGGGATTCCTCGTAGTGACCGGGAATGGCTCTTCGGCAAGGTCAACGTGCTGCTCCAGGCCAGCGATCCTCGTTCATTCCTGAAGCCCCAAGAGCGCGAAGCCATCATGGGAGAGATGTTCAGCTACGCTCACGAGCTAGGCGCAGCAAAGCGGCGAGAGCCTGCTGACGACGTCTGGACCAAGCTGACCACGGCGCAGATCGACCAACCCGACGGCAGTCGCACGACGCTCAGCGAACTCGAACTCGATCTGTTCTTCATCGTGCTGGTCTTCGCGGGAAGCGAAACCACGCGCAACGCGATCGCCGGCGGCTTGCTTGCGCTGCTCGAGCATCCCGACCAGTTCAACCGCATACGCGCCGACCCGTCCGTGATGCCGACCGCGGTTGAGGAGATCTGTCGTTGGTCATCACCGGTTTCGTACTTCCGGCGCACCGCAGTCGAGGACCTCGTCGTCGGTGACGTGCCTATCGAGGCGGGCGACGCCGTGAGCTTGTGGTTCGCATCGGCGAACTTCGACGCGGAGGTCTTCGCCGATCCGTTCACCTTCGACGTCGGTCGGGAGCGCAACCCTCATGTTGTGTTCGGTGGCGGCGGTGCCCATTACTGCCTCGGTGCGAATCTCGCGAAGCGTGAGATCCGGGTGATGTTCGAGGAGCTCACCGCACGGGTTGCCGACGTCGGCCTGACTGCCAAGCCGGAGTACAGCGTGCAAGGCGCCGAAAACCCCATCACCGTCTCGCTGAAAAACCTGCCGGTTCACCTCAAGCCGCAATAA